The Gracilimonas sp. genome includes a region encoding these proteins:
- a CDS encoding M23 family metallopeptidase has product MRLFSIAIFSLFITAANVQAQEYLWPSASGNYLSSTFGETRSAHFHAGLDIKTWGREGYKVFASRDGTLFRLLVTERGYGNAIYLQHDDGTFTVYAHLQRFKEQFQSIADSIRLQDFSFEMDAFLDTLAIQVNQGDVIGYTGSTGIGPPHLHFEIRDSLETPVNALRTNLSIKDDLPPVFSSLIVEPLTKNSRVNGQPASNYIRAGKSKEVFDFGEVKLTEKAGLAVNVYDRADEVYNAYAVYSLALVQDSDTLFYQELNRFDYNESNEMFLDRIAPFGSTRRGHQRLYRKDGSKNPFYLITKETARVGISDSSETYTIVASDYFGNTSRATVTFVPDTLSNSSSVSLTPNTDEWYWAENWASPDLQNTLDLTQLTLGIKWEESQHIVRVDSSKQLQFARITPGSAQKIVTPDHRLKLRFGEKAFFDTLTVASSYEMDNEAISISVQPEMLPAKSNFGLEFFLGDYFEAGNNYRLFRIDASDGDTSYVESELTGRTLHARPSSLGEFTVLADNEAPEISGLNIYKTDYGKWRASVRVTDDLTGIESSSAKFIMNGQRGIAEYDYEEELLIYYLPEFTPQAANSAVVEIKDKAGNIASKEFQN; this is encoded by the coding sequence CAGTATAGCCATCTTTTCACTTTTCATAACTGCTGCAAATGTTCAGGCACAGGAATACCTGTGGCCATCCGCATCCGGCAATTACCTGAGCTCTACCTTTGGGGAAACGCGATCCGCTCACTTTCATGCCGGACTGGATATTAAAACCTGGGGACGGGAAGGCTACAAAGTTTTTGCTTCCCGGGACGGCACCCTGTTTAGATTACTGGTTACAGAACGCGGGTACGGAAACGCTATATATCTTCAACATGATGACGGAACATTCACCGTTTACGCTCACCTTCAGCGTTTTAAGGAGCAATTTCAGTCCATTGCAGACTCGATAAGGCTACAGGATTTTTCTTTTGAAATGGATGCCTTCCTCGACACTCTGGCCATACAAGTAAACCAAGGGGATGTAATTGGATATACCGGATCGACCGGCATTGGCCCGCCCCATCTTCATTTTGAAATCCGGGACTCACTGGAAACACCGGTCAATGCTTTAAGAACCAATTTATCCATAAAAGATGACCTCCCCCCGGTATTCTCTTCGCTTATTGTTGAGCCCTTGACAAAAAACTCACGGGTAAATGGGCAGCCCGCTTCCAATTATATCAGGGCAGGTAAAAGCAAGGAAGTGTTCGATTTTGGTGAAGTAAAACTAACCGAAAAAGCAGGGTTGGCCGTGAATGTGTACGATCGGGCCGATGAGGTTTATAATGCCTACGCGGTTTACTCGCTGGCATTGGTTCAGGATTCGGATACGTTGTTTTATCAAGAACTGAACCGGTTTGACTACAATGAGAGTAACGAAATGTTTCTGGATCGGATAGCTCCTTTCGGATCAACCCGGCGTGGGCATCAGCGGCTGTATCGTAAAGATGGAAGTAAAAATCCTTTCTATCTGATCACTAAAGAAACAGCACGGGTAGGTATATCCGACTCTTCGGAAACTTATACCATTGTGGCTTCAGACTACTTTGGCAACACATCCAGAGCAACTGTAACATTTGTCCCGGACACACTTTCAAATTCTTCATCGGTTTCTCTGACCCCCAATACGGATGAATGGTACTGGGCTGAAAACTGGGCTTCACCTGACCTTCAGAACACCCTTGACCTGACACAACTCACCCTTGGAATTAAGTGGGAAGAATCTCAGCACATTGTTCGTGTTGACTCTTCAAAGCAGTTACAATTTGCCCGCATCACTCCCGGAAGCGCTCAAAAAATTGTAACTCCTGATCATCGATTAAAGCTTAGATTTGGTGAAAAGGCTTTCTTTGACACGCTGACCGTTGCTTCTTCCTATGAAATGGATAATGAAGCAATCAGCATCTCCGTGCAGCCTGAAATGCTTCCTGCAAAATCCAACTTTGGGCTGGAATTCTTTTTGGGAGATTACTTTGAAGCCGGCAACAACTACCGGCTTTTCCGAATTGATGCTTCAGATGGAGATACAAGCTATGTGGAATCTGAATTGACAGGAAGAACACTCCACGCCCGTCCATCATCACTTGGTGAGTTTACGGTTTTAGCTGATAATGAAGCCCCGGAAATCTCCGGTCTTAACATCTACAAAACGGACTATGGAAAATGGCGGGCTTCGGTAAGGGTTACCGATGATCTTACCGGTATCGAATCATCTTCTGCCAAATTCATCATGAATGGACAGCGAGGAATCGCTGAATACGATTACGAAGAAGAGCTACTGATTTATTACCTGCCTGAATTTACCCCTCAAGCGGCAAATTCAGCGGTTGTTGAGATTAAAGATAAAGCCGGAAACATAGCTTCAAAAGAGTTTCAAAACTAA